The following proteins come from a genomic window of Posidoniimonas polymericola:
- a CDS encoding secretin N-terminal domain-containing protein, which produces MLHAVCGSLVSARLLAGLSLLAGLSLLAAPAWAQPSGAIEIRNGQPFRNGQPLQPGGRPSPQAQPAEKPDDKPDEDKKKDEEKKEDGEKKDDENKPDKVTRPDAPPQPPDPRELETKLGDDDRVPFSFHGQPWPDVLQWLANVSNLSLDWQELPSGYLNLTTSRRYTLPEARDLLNRHLQARGYTLVLSGEVLSVFKLDNLEPSLIPKVEEAGLYDRQPHDIVKTVFELAPGMEAAKAVEDFQKLVGKNAKLMPLPATSRVLVIDTAANLRLVSELLNQERLASEGQEIPRRFVLKHARAEKVINTLYVVLGMDPMSQPSQMELQIQMQKMQLLQQMNQKGKDVTKMLNREGPKVYLAFNQKENSVLANAEPAEMRIIERTIEILDIPAAGSDVGLAGGAERGSGVRTARTYTLENVNPESLMMTLEEIGDLDPLTELRADNQADLLFVRGAERDHEKVQRIIDQLDVGGQEFEVFQLRYHPADAVAGTVMELLSPEEEEDDNNRRPYYYYSYGRGNQDDNKQESSLRVTADVENNRLLVRGTTEELQQVRGLLTKLGELNGKRQDGGPTTRVVEALDPAATQRLLEQLRAAWPAVSGGAELILEPKQEQPAPEQPGTEDQSAGVGSAGGDIAGAGAAPAGRFRFAADQLPAQGEEQPANQPAPAPAPAPAPAPAPAPVPAPAATDPAPLAVTVAPDGRIVLMSDDPSAVARAEDLLNTLAPREEQFSEFKIEHTDAWYIYLDLKDYFEDELDEEETSNSNGRNYYFYEYAPSSKDDKKSMMLSMRRQLRFLYILQTNSVIVANANKQQLDTIGKLIEIWDQPPRADDIMNRRTGIVEVKYSSPTKIANALKEVYRDLLSSRDKEFQTEEQKSGSYTTAKTTRLEFAGIESSGGPTSESKPIRVRFDGALSIGVDEVAGMLLISARTEIYDDVVRMITLLDEAAQPHNTVQVRRVSAAQVDSIQKALSSTLGKTWVGGKPEESAQQQPQQPPQNEDRGRDRRRRGRDRR; this is translated from the coding sequence ATGTTGCACGCGGTTTGCGGATCGCTTGTTTCGGCGAGGCTGCTGGCCGGCCTTTCGCTGCTGGCCGGCCTTTCGCTGCTGGCGGCGCCGGCCTGGGCGCAGCCGTCCGGGGCGATCGAGATCCGCAACGGCCAGCCCTTCCGGAACGGCCAACCGCTGCAGCCCGGCGGCCGGCCCAGCCCGCAGGCCCAGCCCGCAGAGAAGCCGGACGACAAGCCCGACGAAGACAAGAAGAAGGACGAAGAGAAGAAGGAAGACGGCGAAAAGAAGGACGACGAGAACAAGCCCGACAAGGTCACCCGCCCCGACGCACCGCCACAGCCGCCCGACCCGCGCGAGCTCGAGACCAAGCTCGGCGACGACGACCGCGTGCCGTTCAGTTTCCACGGCCAGCCCTGGCCCGACGTGCTGCAGTGGCTGGCGAACGTCAGCAACCTGAGTCTCGACTGGCAGGAGCTCCCCTCCGGCTACCTCAACCTCACGACCAGCCGACGCTACACGCTGCCGGAGGCCCGTGACCTGTTGAACCGCCACCTGCAGGCGCGCGGCTACACGCTGGTGCTCTCGGGCGAGGTGCTCAGTGTGTTCAAGCTCGACAACCTCGAGCCGAGCCTGATCCCCAAGGTCGAAGAGGCCGGCCTGTACGACCGCCAGCCGCACGATATCGTCAAGACCGTCTTCGAACTGGCCCCCGGCATGGAGGCCGCGAAAGCGGTCGAGGACTTCCAGAAGCTGGTCGGCAAGAACGCCAAGCTGATGCCGCTGCCGGCAACCAGCCGGGTGCTGGTGATCGACACCGCCGCCAACCTGCGGCTGGTGAGCGAGCTGCTCAACCAGGAGCGGCTCGCCAGCGAGGGCCAGGAGATCCCCCGCCGGTTTGTGCTGAAGCACGCCCGGGCGGAGAAGGTGATCAACACGCTGTACGTAGTGCTCGGCATGGACCCGATGTCGCAGCCTTCGCAGATGGAGCTGCAGATCCAGATGCAGAAGATGCAGCTGCTGCAGCAGATGAACCAAAAGGGCAAGGACGTCACCAAGATGCTTAACCGGGAAGGGCCGAAGGTCTACCTGGCGTTCAACCAGAAGGAGAACAGCGTCCTGGCGAACGCCGAGCCGGCCGAGATGCGAATCATCGAACGCACCATCGAGATCCTCGACATCCCGGCCGCCGGGTCCGACGTGGGTCTGGCGGGCGGGGCCGAGCGCGGATCGGGCGTCCGGACCGCCCGCACCTACACGCTCGAGAACGTCAACCCCGAGTCGCTGATGATGACCCTCGAGGAGATCGGCGACCTCGACCCGCTCACCGAGCTGCGGGCCGACAACCAGGCCGACCTGCTGTTCGTCCGTGGCGCCGAACGCGACCACGAGAAGGTGCAGCGGATCATCGACCAGCTCGACGTCGGCGGGCAGGAGTTCGAGGTCTTCCAGCTCCGCTACCACCCGGCCGACGCGGTCGCCGGCACGGTGATGGAGCTGCTCAGCCCGGAGGAAGAGGAGGACGACAACAACCGCCGGCCGTACTACTACTACTCGTACGGCCGTGGCAACCAGGACGACAACAAGCAGGAGTCGAGCCTCCGCGTCACGGCCGACGTCGAGAACAACCGGCTGCTGGTCCGGGGGACCACCGAAGAGCTGCAGCAGGTCCGCGGACTGCTGACGAAGCTCGGCGAGCTGAACGGCAAGCGGCAGGACGGCGGGCCGACGACGCGTGTCGTCGAGGCGCTCGACCCGGCCGCGACCCAACGGCTGCTCGAGCAGCTCCGCGCCGCCTGGCCGGCGGTCAGCGGCGGCGCCGAGTTGATCCTCGAGCCAAAGCAGGAGCAGCCCGCGCCCGAGCAGCCCGGCACAGAGGACCAGAGTGCGGGCGTGGGCAGTGCCGGTGGGGACATCGCGGGCGCGGGTGCGGCCCCGGCGGGACGCTTCCGCTTTGCCGCCGATCAGCTGCCCGCCCAGGGCGAGGAGCAACCGGCCAACCAGCCCGCCCCCGCCCCCGCCCCCGCCCCCGCCCCCGCCCCCGCCCCCGCCCCCGTCCCCGCCCCCGCCGCGACTGACCCGGCCCCGCTCGCGGTGACCGTCGCGCCCGATGGCCGCATCGTGCTGATGTCCGACGACCCGTCCGCGGTCGCCCGGGCGGAAGACCTGCTCAACACCCTGGCTCCGCGTGAGGAGCAGTTCAGCGAATTCAAGATCGAACACACCGACGCCTGGTACATCTACCTCGACCTGAAGGACTACTTTGAGGACGAGCTTGATGAGGAGGAAACCTCCAACAGCAACGGCCGGAACTACTACTTCTACGAATACGCGCCCAGCAGCAAGGACGACAAGAAGAGCATGATGCTGTCGATGCGCCGCCAGCTGCGGTTCCTGTACATCCTGCAGACCAACAGCGTGATCGTGGCGAATGCGAACAAGCAGCAGCTCGACACCATCGGCAAGCTGATCGAGATCTGGGACCAGCCCCCCCGGGCCGACGACATCATGAACCGCCGCACCGGCATCGTTGAGGTGAAGTACTCGAGCCCGACCAAGATCGCCAACGCGCTCAAGGAGGTCTACCGCGACCTGTTGAGCTCGCGGGACAAGGAGTTCCAGACCGAGGAGCAGAAGTCGGGCAGCTACACCACCGCCAAGACCACGCGGCTAGAGTTCGCCGGCATCGAGTCGTCCGGCGGCCCGACGTCCGAGTCGAAGCCGATCCGCGTGCGGTTCGACGGGGCGTTGTCGATTGGCGTCGACGAGGTGGCCGGCATGCTGCTGATCTCCGCCCGCACCGAGATTTACGACGACGTCGTGCGGATGATCACGCTGCTGGACGAGGCCGCGCAGCCGCACAACACGGTGCAGGTCCGCCGGGTCAGCGCGGCGCAGGTCGACTCGATCCAGAAGGCGCTCTCTAGCACGCTCGGCAAGACCTGGGTCGGCGGCAAGCCCGAGGAGTCTGCCCAGCAGCAGCCCCAGCAGCCGCCGCAAAACGAAGACCGCGGACGTGATCGCCGCCGGCGTGGCCGCGACCGCCGCTAA